The stretch of DNA CATAAAAATTATCGAATTGTTCCTTTCTCACAAACCTTTACCGGTAGCCATGCATGTTGAAATAATGTAAAGAAAAAAGGCAAAAAGGAGCTTCCAAATAGCTTAAAAGCGTTTGGAAAGCTCCTTTTTATTTTATTTAAATGAGATGGTATTTGTTTTGTGCATTTCACTCATAAAGGTTGAACCCAGCAAAAGAATCGCACCAATAATTTGCAGGTCCGTCATTTTTTCACCAATAATCATAATTGAGATCACCAGTGAAGCAAGTGGGTCAATATAGCTTAAAATAACTATACTTTGTCCTTTTAGTTTACGCATTCCTAAAAAGAAAAGATAAAATCCAATACCTGCATGGAAAAGGCCAATGTTATGAGTAAAGCAAGTGATGTCATATCGATTTGCAGCACGTTTTCCTCTCACTTCTAATTCCCACTTTCTACATGTAAATAGTCGTACATACATGTACAGTAGAATCTATTGAGGATTAGCAAGCTTTTATTGAATGCCTAAACAGTAGATTCTACTGCGCAGACATTTTTGGGGGAGAAATTGATCGCAACATAAATATCCCTCCTCGTGTGCTGTCATTATAGCATTGTGAACGAACTTCCATTACATAAGTAAATTTCTTTTCCCACAATTTCAGGTTATCTTTTTTATAAAATGGTATCATCAACCCTTATTATAAATGACCTTGTTCTCGTTACTTTCAAAGCCATCTTAGAGGATGAGGTTAGTCGTTTTTTAGTATTAAGTATGCAAAACTTTTACTATATCATCTTCCATTTTTCTAGGTTCAGTTGTTGGTGAATATCGTTC from Cytobacillus dafuensis encodes:
- a CDS encoding DMT family transporter; this encodes MRGKRAANRYDITCFTHNIGLFHAGIGFYLFFLGMRKLKGQSIVILSYIDPLASLVISIMIIGEKMTDLQIIGAILLLGSTFMSEMHKTNTISFK